One window from the genome of Pelodictyon luteolum DSM 273 encodes:
- a CDS encoding B12-binding domain-containing radical SAM protein, which translates to MTSPFTPSSRPAAEGAGRVPSRGSGRKKWLLIQPRSNTSMMVDSRRVSMPLNLVMVATLAGEVFDVDFIDERLGDSVPEDFSRYDVVAITSRTLNATKAYAIADTAKSQGRTVLLGGVHPTMSLDEACRHATSVIYGEIESVWPELCRDIMAGRMQPVYRAEALRPMNAMARPDFSYALQSRNSRRYSNRIPVLATKGCPVGCSFCTTPTIYGKNYRYRDIELVLDEMRYHQDRLGRESVHFSFMDDNISFRPAYFKELLSHMGRLGIRWNANISMNFLHDPEIAELAAWSGCDLMSIGFESLNPETLKSVHKGSNRLENYSCVVDNLHMHGIAIQGYFMFGFDNDSAESFQLTYDFIMDNRIDFPVFSLVTPFPGTPYFEEMKPRLRHMDWDKYDTYHYMFEPKGLGTGQFLDHFVKVQKEVYKGRAIARRMKGKPLNWVWLANLQMNRFTRSLKPSIYL; encoded by the coding sequence ATGACCTCTCCATTCACTCCGAGTTCCCGGCCGGCTGCTGAGGGCGCCGGCAGGGTGCCTTCCAGAGGGAGCGGACGCAAGAAATGGCTACTCATCCAGCCCCGCAGCAATACCTCTATGATGGTTGACTCCCGGAGAGTCAGCATGCCCCTGAACCTCGTCATGGTTGCGACCCTCGCCGGCGAGGTTTTCGATGTTGATTTCATCGATGAGCGCCTCGGTGACTCTGTTCCGGAAGACTTTTCCCGATATGATGTCGTTGCCATCACCTCCCGGACCCTGAATGCCACGAAGGCTTACGCCATTGCCGATACAGCAAAATCGCAGGGCCGGACGGTACTGCTCGGCGGCGTGCATCCCACCATGTCTCTTGATGAGGCATGCCGGCATGCCACCTCTGTCATCTACGGGGAGATCGAGTCCGTATGGCCGGAACTCTGCCGTGACATCATGGCGGGGCGGATGCAGCCGGTCTACCGTGCTGAGGCCCTGCGCCCGATGAATGCGATGGCACGGCCGGACTTTTCCTATGCGCTCCAAAGCAGGAACAGCCGCAGATACAGTAACAGGATCCCCGTGCTGGCGACAAAAGGCTGCCCTGTGGGCTGCAGTTTCTGCACGACGCCGACCATCTACGGGAAGAACTACCGGTACCGGGATATCGAACTCGTTCTCGACGAAATGCGCTACCACCAGGACCGCCTGGGGAGGGAGTCGGTTCATTTCTCCTTCATGGACGACAACATCAGTTTCCGCCCTGCTTATTTCAAGGAACTCCTCAGCCACATGGGTCGGCTCGGTATCAGGTGGAACGCCAACATTTCCATGAATTTCCTCCACGATCCGGAGATTGCAGAGCTTGCGGCATGGTCCGGCTGCGATCTGATGAGCATCGGGTTCGAGTCGCTCAATCCCGAAACCCTGAAAAGTGTGCACAAAGGCTCGAACCGGCTGGAGAACTACTCCTGCGTTGTCGACAACCTCCATATGCATGGCATCGCCATCCAGGGCTATTTCATGTTCGGGTTCGACAACGACAGTGCGGAGAGCTTTCAGTTGACCTATGACTTCATCATGGATAACCGGATCGATTTCCCGGTATTCTCTCTTGTCACCCCGTTTCCCGGCACCCCGTACTTCGAGGAAATGAAGCCCCGGCTCCGCCATATGGACTGGGACAAATATGATACCTATCACTACATGTTCGAGCCTAAGGGCCTCGGCACCGGGCAGTTCCTCGATCACTTCGTCAAGGTGCAGAAGGAGGTGTACAAGGGGCGGGCGATAGCGCGGCGGATGAAAGGCAAGCCGCTGAACTGGGTCTGGCTTGCGAACCTGCAGATGAACCGCTTCACCCGCAGCCTCAAGCCCTCCATCTATCTCTGA
- a CDS encoding UbiA family prenyltransferase, with the protein MHDTALSPRQPLGLMDKIKTHIELLDPVTWISVSPCLACGVIGTGAMQPTWHDYLLLLLLFIIYGPLGTGFSQSVNDYFDLELDRMNEPTRPIPSGRITKREAAWNWGIVLLLALLICAGISLHIGGQRGVVFAICMLTGLFLGFVYSAPPFKLKKNIFLSAPAVGMSYGFITYLSANALFSDIRPEIVWLAVLNFFMAMSLIIMNDFKSQKGDAESGMKSLTVLIGSRYTFLVAFLIIDLTFAGFAFLAWQWGFPVLMVMILVSLGINISVQIPIYRDPSTGASFMQGAVDDGFGNAIGKSEVNEHNAFLRFQLVNNILFLLNQFVAAALIGMKYM; encoded by the coding sequence ATGCATGACACCGCCCTCTCCCCGCGGCAGCCTTTAGGCCTGATGGATAAAATCAAGACCCACATCGAGCTTCTTGATCCGGTAACCTGGATCAGCGTTTCTCCCTGCCTGGCCTGCGGGGTGATCGGAACCGGAGCCATGCAGCCGACCTGGCATGACTATCTGCTCCTCCTGCTCCTTTTCATCATTTACGGTCCGCTCGGAACCGGTTTCAGCCAGTCGGTCAACGACTATTTCGATCTCGAGCTCGACCGCATGAACGAGCCGACGAGGCCGATTCCTTCAGGACGGATTACCAAGCGTGAGGCTGCCTGGAACTGGGGGATTGTTCTTCTTCTGGCACTTTTGATCTGCGCAGGCATTTCACTCCATATCGGTGGCCAGAGGGGGGTTGTGTTTGCCATATGCATGCTGACTGGTCTTTTTCTCGGATTTGTCTATTCGGCGCCGCCATTCAAGCTGAAAAAGAACATTTTCCTATCCGCGCCGGCCGTCGGCATGTCCTACGGTTTCATCACCTATCTTTCGGCCAATGCGCTCTTCAGCGACATACGCCCCGAAATCGTCTGGCTTGCCGTGCTGAACTTCTTCATGGCCATGTCGCTCATCATCATGAATGACTTCAAATCACAGAAGGGCGATGCCGAGAGCGGCATGAAATCCCTGACCGTGCTCATCGGCTCACGCTACACTTTTCTCGTGGCATTCCTCATCATCGATCTGACCTTTGCCGGGTTTGCCTTTCTTGCATGGCAGTGGGGCTTTCCGGTGCTGATGGTGATGATCCTTGTCTCCCTCGGGATCAACATTTCCGTACAGATTCCCATATACCGAGATCCGAGCACCGGAGCGTCATTCATGCAGGGAGCCGTCGACGACGGGTTCGGCAATGCGATTGGTAAAAGTGAAGTGAATGAGCACAACGCCTTCCTCCGCTTCCAGCTGGTCAACAACATCCTTTTCCTTCTCAACCAGTTCGTTGCGGCCGCACTCATCGGCATGAAGTACATGTGA